From the Tribolium castaneum strain GA2 chromosome 2, icTriCast1.1, whole genome shotgun sequence genome, one window contains:
- the Bap60 gene encoding brahma-associated protein of 60 kDa isoform X1 produces MAQRFAGPVPPQGPGGPPPQRYPPQNPGMRQYPAQNFPQRTGYNTPPPNMGAQPGAMMPRPPQAPYSPMRGGPMPPQPGVKRPPDNRAVMQQKSDYPHGTKKKKKLSDKILPQKVRDLVPESQAYMDLLAFERKLDSTIMRKRLDIQEALKRPMKQKRKLRIFISNTFYPAKEACAEGPDGPGQEGSVASWELRVEGRLLDDSKSDPNKVKRKFSSFFKSLVIELDKELYGPDNHLVEWHRTLTTQETDGFQVKRPGDKNVRCTILLLLDYQPLQFKLDPRLARLLGVHTQTRPVIISALWQYIKTHRLQDAHEREYIVCDKYLEQIFGCPRMKFAEIPQRLNPLLHPPDPIVINHVISVEGGAESKQTACYDIDVEVDDTLKTQMNNFLLSTASQQEIQGLDAKIHETVDTINQLKTNREFFLSFAKDPQQFIYKWIVSQTRDLKVWKCMTDVVGNPEEERRSDFFYQPWAQEAVCRYFYTKVQQKRAELEQALGIRNN; encoded by the exons ATGGCCCAGCGTTTCGCGGGCCCCGTGCCGCCCCAAGGTCCCGGGGGGCCCCCACCCCAGCGTTACCCGCCCCAAAATCCGGGAATGCGCCAGTACCCAGCCCAGAATTTTCCG CAACGGACAGGGTACAACACCCCGCCCCCGAACATGGGGGCCCAGCCGGGCGCTATGATGCCGCGGCCCCCTCAAGCCCCCTATTCGCCCATGCGAGGGGGGCCCATGCCGCCCCAGCCGGGCGTTAAACGGCCCCCGGACAACAGGGCCGTCATGCAGCAAAAGAG TGATTACCCACATGGAaccaagaaaaagaagaagctTTCCGACAAGATTTTGCCCCAAAAAGTCAGAGATTTGGTGCCCGAAAGCCAGGCCTACATGGATTTACTCGCGTTTGAGCGTAAATTAGACTCGACCATAATGAGAAAACGGTTGGATATTCAAGAGGCGTTAAAACGTCCAATGAAACAAAAACGCAAATTGAGGATTTTCATCTCTAACACGTTTTATCCAGCCAAAGAGGCGTGCGCCGAGGGCCCAGACGGCCCTGGACAAGAGGGCTCCGTGGCCTCTTGGGAGTTGCGAGTCGAGGGCCGCCTTTTAGACGACTCGAAAAGTGACCCCAATAAAGTCAAACGCAAATTTTCGTCATTTTTCAAATCGTTGGTGATTGAGCTCGATAAGGAGTTGTACGGTCCTGATAACCACTTGGTGGAATGGCACCGTACCTTAACAACTCAAGAAACAGACGGTTTCCAGGTCAAGAGACCTGGGGATAAGAATGTGCGGTGCACTATTCTTTTGTTACTCGACTACCAACCGCTACAATTCAAACTCGACCCGCGATTGGCCCGTTTATTGGGCGTGCACACGCAGACACGCCCCGTTATCATCTCCGCCCTATGGCAGTATATAAAAACGCACCGATTGCAAGACGCCCACGAACGCGAATACATCGTGTGTGATAAATATCTCGAGCAGATCTTCGGGTGTCCTCGGATGAAATTTGCGGAAATCCCCCAACGTTTAAACCCGTTGCTCCACCCACCGGACCCTATCGTCATCAATCACGTGATCTCGGTGGAGGGCGGGGCCGAAAGCAAGCAAACCGCCTGCTACGATATTGACGTGGAGGTGGACGATACGCTCAAAACTCAGATGAATAATTTCCTGTTGAGCACAGCTAGTCAGCAGGAGATCCAAGGTTTGGATGCGAAAATTCACGAAACTGTCGATACGATTAATCAATTGAAAACAAATCGTGAGTTTTTCTTGAGTTTTGCCAAAGATCCGCAACAGTTTATTTACAAGTGGATCGTGTCACAAACCAGGGATTTGAAGGTATGGAAA TGTATGACCGATGTGGTGGGCAATCCTGAAGAGGAGCGGAGGTCCGACTTTTTCTACCAACCGTGGGCGCAAGAAGCCGTGTGTCGCTATTTCTACACCAAGGTGCAGCAAAAAAGGGCCGAACTGGAGCAAGCACTCGGCATTCGCAACAATTGA
- the LOC662137 gene encoding fibroblast growth factor receptor substrate 3, with product MGCVSSKPDINDQHPNIFDVSNVNDQGDLVSPGKLEVRETELVLHQRGKNPTVWPLRSLRKYGFDSEIFSFECGRRCPTGQGIYAFRCRKAEQLFNIVQHHIVRNSDENPLINAISDFPAVSTGPPVQRRAPSQPEGYLNPVGAPRPSLSRPGSITSNGPVSPTTAESTHEHNNNKRGSLGDHQYTNSSVITELEAPNYANLGAAAPEGCGEELRPLVESPCHLYMNVDTVGTKDSDPSEDNARHCYANIDTKDLEHLRPLLSGAEAPSVPQTPTALYLTVHEVNYAELDLDPVKSDVSTSQVTPESPHKAKSYATIDFQKTNALSQSINPPMEVEEGSRKTRHNSTISDVTTRHSNSLSD from the exons ATGGGTTGTGTTAGCAGCAAGCCCGACATAAACGATCAACACCCGAACATTTTCGACGTATCCAACGTCAACGACCAAGGCGACTTGGTGAGCCCCGGCAAGCTCGAAGTCCGGGAAACTGAACTAGTCCTACACCAAAGAGGCAAAAACCCCACAGTGTGGCCCCTCAGGTCGCTGCGCAAGTACGGCTTCGACTcggaaattttcagtttcgaGTGCGGTCGCAGGTGCCCCACTGGCCAAGGCATTTATGCGTTTAGGTGCCGCAAGGCTGAGCAACTTTTCAATATCGTCCAACATCACATTGTACGTAATTCCGACGAGAACCCCCTTATTAACGCCATTTCGGACTTTCCGGCCGTTTCCACGGGGCCCCCTGTGCAGCGACGCGCCCCGTCCCAGCCCGAGGGCTATCTCAATCCGGTGGGGGCCCCCAGGCCGAGTCTGAGCCGCCCTGGGTCCATCACCAGCAACGGCCCGGTGAGCCCCACGACGGCCGAGTCGACGCACGAacacaataataataagaggGGCAGTTTGGGGGACCACCAGTACACCAATTCCAGTGTTATTACTGAGTTGGAGGCTCCCAATTATGCCAACTTAGGCGCCGCAGCCCCCGAGGG ATGTGGGGAGGAGCTGCGCCCCCTTGTGGAGAGTCCGTGCCACCTGTACATGAATGTGGACACCGTTGGAACCAAAGACTCGGATCCTTCCGAGGACAACGCAAGACATTGCTACGCCAATATAGACACCAAAGATTTAGAACATTTAAGGCCGCTTTTGTCGGGGGCGGAGGCGCCAAGTGTGCCCCAAACGCCCACCGCGCTCTATTTGACTGTCCACGAAGTGAATTACGCTGAGCTGGACTTGGATCCGGTGAAAAGCGACGTTTCTACCTCTCAAGTGACGCCAGAAAGCCCCCACAAAGCGAAAAGTTACGCTACgattgattttcaaaaaactaacgCTCTCTCGCAATCGATAAATCCGCCAATGGAGGTCGAAGAAGGCAGCAGAAAGACTAGGCATAATTCTACAATTAGTGATGTTACGACTAGACATAGCAACTCGCTAAGTGACTAA
- the LOC662242 gene encoding sorting nexin-29 isoform X1: MSLKLMSAVISPNIANQPKSETADKLLRQLLECVQECQKRYGGKTELATEFDSCVVALCLTLEAVLLHGIRVNPQGSALKQVASSLHLGGENPSFWPFVRTHLTKHEQERYAVLKHIWTDTGRGRAWIRAALNERSLERYFHILLSNQSILEIYYEGCAILRDLEKSSMLPNMAGGVGSILFAISIDKPELNSGIPPRIDSIKSKAEPIIEAPLSERPKTRKKKKVARQFISFDEDDSVLSTSVPSTSSSISSDTSTSNEQQQSSTKLKKILEENRMAENAKPRRKLSIETSGSREKFREIPETLTPVSHAEIGELTPVSVEINKNFESDAVVEVPTDISEVLTAVEARNTEELNKKQERIDQLSKENEILKEQVKKYVSAIQMLKNNENVTLEDLDINQQPDYQGEAKLFEKKLVQVAEMHAELMDFNVALQQSLCQKDQLVERLKAELEQLRGPCHDDDTEGEVSGNVNVWIPSAFLTGTGSSAHHVYQIFLRAGNDEWNIYRRYAQFYALHSDLKKLDPAVTSFDFPPKKSIGKKDSALVEERRKRLQVYLRRVLAHWPELSHCNSRFLLEQHLAFFKDQKDGEPNKGIFSPRRSRNTNDNHYAGL; encoded by the exons ATG TCCCTGAAGCTCATGTCGGCTGTAATTTCGCCAAATATCGCAAATCAACCGAAATCCGAAACCGCTGATAAACTCCTACGACAGTTACTCGAGTGCGTGCAAGAGTGCCAAAAACGATATGGGGGAAAAACCGAACTAGCGACTGAGTTTGATAGCTGTGTTGTGGCCCTGTGCTTGACGCTCGAGGCCGTTTTGCTGCACGGAATCCGGGTAAACCCCCAAGGCTCCGCTTTGAAGCAAGTGGCGAGCAGTCTGCATCTAGGGGGCGAGAACCCTT cgTTTTGGCCGTTTGTTAGGACGCATTTAACGAAGCATGAGCAGGAGAGATACGCCGTTTTGAAACATATCTGGACTGACACGGGCCGCGGGCGTGCGTGGATCAGGGCGGCGCTGAACGAGCGTTCTCTGGAAAG atattttcatattttattgagCAATCAATCGATATTAGAGATTTACTATGAAGGCTGTGCAATTTTACGCGATTTGGAGAAGAGTTCCATGTTGCCCAACATGGCGGGGGGCGTAGGCTCGATCCTCTTCGCCATTAGTATAGATAAACCTGAACTAAACTCGGGGATTCCCCCCCGCATCGACAGTATCAAATCGAAGGCGGAGCCCATCATTGAGGCCCCCTTGAGCGAGCGCCCCAAAACccggaaaaagaaaaaggtgGCGCGACAATTTATCTCATTTGATGAGGACGATAGTGTTTTGTCAACTAGCGTCCCATCAACCTCTAGCAGTATTTCCTCTGATACAAGTACCTCGAATGAACAGCAACAGTCTTCCActaagttgaaaaaaattctcgaagAAAACAGAATGGCCGAAAACGCGAAACCGCGTCGGAAATTATCGATCGAAACGAGTGGTTCCCGCGAAAAGTTCCGGGAAATCCCCGAAACACTTACTCCAGTCTCGCACGCCGAAATCGGCGAACTTACCCCAGTTTCGGTcgaaatcaataaaaatttcgaatCGGACGCGGTTGTGGAAGTCCCGACTGACATTAGCGAAGTCCTAACGGCAGTCGAAGCCCGCAATACCGAAGAACTGAACAAGAAACAAGAACGCATCGATCAGTTGTCCAAAGAGAACGAGATTCTCAAAGAGCAGGTTAAGAAGTACGTCAGTGCGATTCAAATGTTGAAAAACAACGAAAACGTGACACTTGAAGATTTGGACATCAACCAGCAACCGGATTATCAAGGCGAGGCgaaacttttcgaaaaaaaattagtccAAGTTGCCGAAATGCACGCCGAATTGATGGACTTTAACGTGGCTTTGCAGCAATCGCTCTGTCAGAAGGACCAGCTGGTTGAGCGGCTCAAGGCCGAGCTGGAGCAACTCCGGGGGCCGTGTCATGATGATGACACGGAGGGCGAAGTCTCGGGGAATGTTAATGTCTGGATTCCTTCGGCGTTTTTGACCGGGACTGGGTCAAGTGCACATCatgtttatcaaatttttctaaGGGCCGGGAATGACGAGTGGAATATTTATAGGCGATATGCGCAGTTTTATGCATTGCACTCTGATTTGAAAAAGTTGGATCCGGCGGTCACGTCGTTTGATTTTCCGCCGAAAAAAAGTATAGGGAAAAAG GATTCAGCGTTAGTTGAAGAGCGCCGAAAGCGACTGCAAGTCTATCTGAGGCGCGTTTTAGCGCATTGGCCCGAACTATCGCATTGCAATAGCCGGTTTTTACTAGAGCAACATTTGGCTTTTTTCAA GGACCAGAAGGACGGTGAGCCGAATAAAGGGATTTTCTCGCCTCGAAGAAGCCGAAATACTAATGATAATCACTATGCAGGGCTTTAA
- the Khc gene encoding kinesin heavy chain yields MSGDREIPAEDSIKVVCRFRPLNDSEEKAGSKFIVKFPSGGEDNCISIAGKVYLFDKVFKPNATQEKVYNEAAKSIVSDVLAGYNGTIFAYGQTSSGKTHTMEGVIGDPQKQGIIPRIVNDIFNHIYAMEENLEFHIKVSYFEIYMDKIRDLLDVSKVNLSVHEDKNRVPYVKGATERFVSSPEEVFESIEEGKSNRHIAVTNMNEHSSRSHSVFLINVKQENLENQKKLSGKLYLVDLAGSEKVSKTGAEGTVLDEAKNINKSLSALGNVISALADGNKTHIPYRDSKLTRILQESLGGNARTTIVICCSPASFNESETKSTLDFGKRAKTVKNVVCVNEELTAEEWKRRYEKEKEKVARLKGKVEKLESELQRWRAGETVKAEEQVNLNELTEAVTPVSGMEESTVEKQGPVPATPALMIGSTLDVEERRKLELERERLYQQLDEKDEEINEQSQYVEKLKEQMLEQDELIASTRRDYEALQAEMNRIQQENESAKEEVKEVLQALEELAVNYDQKSQEVDAKNKEMETLSEELMQKQASLNTTTTELQQLRDMSSHQKKRIAEMLSNLLKELGEIGSTLGSDGSEIKISNDAAKLEEEFTVARLYISRMKSEVTNLTQRLHEIENKEQDSNKKVTEYEKELGECRLLISQHEARMKSLQESMREAENKKRMLEESVDALREECAKLKAAEQVSSASESEKKEANELRLALEQQMDQLRVAHQKQVAALRDEIAEKQQLINDIKDSNQKLSLAQQQLQSEYEKVKSEEAEKSQKLQELITTNERREQARKDLRGLEDTVAKELQTLHNLRKLFVQDLQARMKKNLSAEDNEEDGGSLAQKQKISFLENNLDQLTKVHKQLVRDNADLRCELPKLEKRLRATMERVKALETALKEAKEGAMRDRKRYQYEVDRIKEAVRQKNLARRGPAATIAKPIRSGQHHVVVGGGAAIRTGSNMGQKNMEIARKRESLIINEKDA; encoded by the exons ATGTCGGGCGATCGGGAAATTCCAGCTGAAGACAGTATTAAAGTCGTGTGTAGGTTTCGACCCCTCAATGATTCAGAGGAGAAGGCTGGGTCGAAATTCATCGTGAAATTCCCTTCAGGAGGCGAAGATAATTGTATTTCGATAGCG GGTAAAGTCTACTTATTCGACAAGGTATTCAAACCGAATGCAACTCAAGAAAAAGTGTACAATGAGGCGGCCAAGAGCATCGTGTCCGATGTTTTGGCCGGTTATAACGGCACAATCTTCGCCTATGGACAAACCTCGTCGGGTAAAACCCACACGATGGAAGGCGTAATAGGTGATCCACAAAAACAGGGTATAATACCCCGCATAGTCAACGATATCTTCAATCATATTTACGCAATGGAAGAGAATCTTGAGTTTCACATCAAGGTTTCGTATTTTGAAATCTACATGGACAAAATTAGGGATTTATTGGACGTTTCCAAAGTGAATTTATCGGTCCACGAGGACAAAAACCGAGTTCCTTACGTGAAAGGTGCCACCGAACGGTTCGTCTCAAGTCCTGAGGAGGTTTTCGAATCGATTGAAGAAGGCAAATCCAACCGACACATCGCTGTGACAAACATGAACGAGCACTCGTCTCGATCACACTCAGTATTTTTGATAAACGTCAAGCAAGAGAATCtagaaaatcagaaaaaactTTCGGGGAAATTGTATTTGGTCGATTTGGCTGGTTCGGAAAAAGTCTCCAAAACCGGGGCTGAAGGAACAGTGCTAGACGAAGCCAAAAACATTAACAAGTCACTTTCGGCCCTTGGTAACGTGATCAGTGCTTTAGCCGACGGAAACAAAACACACATACCTTACCGTGACTCTAAACTAACAAGAATCCTGCAAGAATCCTTGGGCGGAAACGCCCGAACAACAATTGTGATTTGTTGTTCTCCAGCGAGTTTCAACGAATCCGAGACGAAATCGACGCTCGATTTCGGCAAACGAGccaaaactgttaaaaacgtcGTCTGTGTCAATGAGGAACTCACGGCCGAAGAATGGAAACGTCGCTACgaaaaagaaaaggaaaaaGTGGCGCGTCTTAAAGGCAAAGTTGAGAAACTTGAGAGCGAGTTGCAACGTTGGAGGGCTGGAGAAACGGTCAAAGCCGAGGAACAAGTCAACTTGAACGAACTAACCGAAGCTGTGACTCCTGTCTCTGGAATGGAGGAAAGCACAGTGGAGAAACAGGGACCTGTCCCGGCAACCCCAGCCCTCATGATCGGCTCAACCCTCGATGTGGAAGAACGCAGGAAACTGGAGCTGGAACGCGAGCGACTCTACCAACAACTGGACGAAAAAGACGAAGAGATCAACGAGCAAAGCCAATACGTTGAGAAACTCAAGGAGCAGATGTTGGAACAGGACGAGTTGATTGCAAGCACGCGACGCGACTACGAAGCGCTCCAAGCGGAAATGAACCGAATCCAGCAGGAGAATGAGAGTGCCAAGGAGGAGGTCAAGGAAGTCCTGCAAGCGCTTGAAGAACTGGCCGTTAACTACGACCAAAAGTCGCAAGAAGTGGACGCCAAGAACAAGGAGATGGAAACCCTGTCCGAGGAGCTGATGCAGAAGCAAGCCAGCTTGAATACCACGACCACCGAATTGCAGCAATTGCGGGACATGTCGAGTCATCAAAAGAAGCGAATCGCCGAGATGTTGAGCAATTTGCTGAAGGAGTTGGGCGAGATTGGGTCGACTTTGGGGAGTGACGGGTCCGAGATTAAGATCTCCAATGATGCGGCTAAGCTGGAGGAGGAGTTTACGGTTGCACGTTTGTATATTTCGCGGATGAAGAGTGAAGTTACGAATTTGACGCAGCGATTGCACGAAATTGAAAACAAGGAACAGGATAGTAACAAGAAGGTCACGGAGTATGAGAAGGAGTTGGGGGAGTGTAGGTTGTTGATTTCGCAACACGAGGCCAGGATGAAGAGTCTACAAGAGTCGATGCGCGAAGCTGAGAACAAGAAGCGGATGCTGGAGGAGAGTGTTGATGCCTTGAGGGAGGAGTGTGCGAAGTTGAAGGCCGCTGAACaa GTTTCGAGCGCCAGCGAGAGCGAGAAGAAGGAAGCGAACGAGCTGCGATTGGCTCTCGAGCAGCAAATGGACCAATTACGTGTCGCTCATCAGAAGCAAGTGGCGGCGTTACGCGACGAAATCGCCGAAAAGCAGCAATTGATCAACGATATCAAAGA TTCGAACCAGAAGTTGTCGCTCGCCCAGCAACAGTTGCAGTCTGAATACGAGAAAGTCAAGTCGGAAGAAGCCGAAAAGTCGCAGAAATTGCAGGAGCTCAT TACCACGAACGAACGACGCGAACAAGCACGGAAAGACCTCCGAGGATTGGAAGACACCGTCGCCAAGGAGTTGCAAACCCTTCACAATCTCCGAAAATTATTCGTCCAGGACTTACAG GCACGGATGAAGAAAAATCTCTCGGCTGAAGATAACGAAGAAGACGGCGGTTCGTTGGCCCAGAAACAGAAAATCTCGTTTTTGGAGAATAATTTGGACCAGTTGACCAAAGTGCATAAGCAACTTGTGAGAGATAATGCCGATTTGAGGTGCGAGTTGCCCAAGCTGGAGAAGAGGCTAAGGGCGACCATGGAGAGGGTGAAGGCGCTGGAGACGGCGCTCAAGGAGGCCAAGGAGGGCGCCATGAGGGATCGCAAAAG atatcAATACGAGGTGGACCGGATCAAGGAAGCCGTCCGCCAAAAGAACCTCGCTCGTCGCGGCCCTGCTGCAACAATTGCCAAGCCTATCAGGTCTGGCCAACATCATGTTGTTGTTGGTGGCGGCGCTGCGATCCGTACTGGGTCTAACATGGGCCAGAAAAACATGGAAATTGCGCGAAAACGCGAATCACTTATCATAAACGAGAAAGACGCAT AA
- the LOC662242 gene encoding sorting nexin-29 isoform X2: protein MSAVISPNIANQPKSETADKLLRQLLECVQECQKRYGGKTELATEFDSCVVALCLTLEAVLLHGIRVNPQGSALKQVASSLHLGGENPSFWPFVRTHLTKHEQERYAVLKHIWTDTGRGRAWIRAALNERSLERYFHILLSNQSILEIYYEGCAILRDLEKSSMLPNMAGGVGSILFAISIDKPELNSGIPPRIDSIKSKAEPIIEAPLSERPKTRKKKKVARQFISFDEDDSVLSTSVPSTSSSISSDTSTSNEQQQSSTKLKKILEENRMAENAKPRRKLSIETSGSREKFREIPETLTPVSHAEIGELTPVSVEINKNFESDAVVEVPTDISEVLTAVEARNTEELNKKQERIDQLSKENEILKEQVKKYVSAIQMLKNNENVTLEDLDINQQPDYQGEAKLFEKKLVQVAEMHAELMDFNVALQQSLCQKDQLVERLKAELEQLRGPCHDDDTEGEVSGNVNVWIPSAFLTGTGSSAHHVYQIFLRAGNDEWNIYRRYAQFYALHSDLKKLDPAVTSFDFPPKKSIGKKDSALVEERRKRLQVYLRRVLAHWPELSHCNSRFLLEQHLAFFKDQKDGEPNKGIFSPRRSRNTNDNHYAGL, encoded by the exons ATGTCGGCTGTAATTTCGCCAAATATCGCAAATCAACCGAAATCCGAAACCGCTGATAAACTCCTACGACAGTTACTCGAGTGCGTGCAAGAGTGCCAAAAACGATATGGGGGAAAAACCGAACTAGCGACTGAGTTTGATAGCTGTGTTGTGGCCCTGTGCTTGACGCTCGAGGCCGTTTTGCTGCACGGAATCCGGGTAAACCCCCAAGGCTCCGCTTTGAAGCAAGTGGCGAGCAGTCTGCATCTAGGGGGCGAGAACCCTT cgTTTTGGCCGTTTGTTAGGACGCATTTAACGAAGCATGAGCAGGAGAGATACGCCGTTTTGAAACATATCTGGACTGACACGGGCCGCGGGCGTGCGTGGATCAGGGCGGCGCTGAACGAGCGTTCTCTGGAAAG atattttcatattttattgagCAATCAATCGATATTAGAGATTTACTATGAAGGCTGTGCAATTTTACGCGATTTGGAGAAGAGTTCCATGTTGCCCAACATGGCGGGGGGCGTAGGCTCGATCCTCTTCGCCATTAGTATAGATAAACCTGAACTAAACTCGGGGATTCCCCCCCGCATCGACAGTATCAAATCGAAGGCGGAGCCCATCATTGAGGCCCCCTTGAGCGAGCGCCCCAAAACccggaaaaagaaaaaggtgGCGCGACAATTTATCTCATTTGATGAGGACGATAGTGTTTTGTCAACTAGCGTCCCATCAACCTCTAGCAGTATTTCCTCTGATACAAGTACCTCGAATGAACAGCAACAGTCTTCCActaagttgaaaaaaattctcgaagAAAACAGAATGGCCGAAAACGCGAAACCGCGTCGGAAATTATCGATCGAAACGAGTGGTTCCCGCGAAAAGTTCCGGGAAATCCCCGAAACACTTACTCCAGTCTCGCACGCCGAAATCGGCGAACTTACCCCAGTTTCGGTcgaaatcaataaaaatttcgaatCGGACGCGGTTGTGGAAGTCCCGACTGACATTAGCGAAGTCCTAACGGCAGTCGAAGCCCGCAATACCGAAGAACTGAACAAGAAACAAGAACGCATCGATCAGTTGTCCAAAGAGAACGAGATTCTCAAAGAGCAGGTTAAGAAGTACGTCAGTGCGATTCAAATGTTGAAAAACAACGAAAACGTGACACTTGAAGATTTGGACATCAACCAGCAACCGGATTATCAAGGCGAGGCgaaacttttcgaaaaaaaattagtccAAGTTGCCGAAATGCACGCCGAATTGATGGACTTTAACGTGGCTTTGCAGCAATCGCTCTGTCAGAAGGACCAGCTGGTTGAGCGGCTCAAGGCCGAGCTGGAGCAACTCCGGGGGCCGTGTCATGATGATGACACGGAGGGCGAAGTCTCGGGGAATGTTAATGTCTGGATTCCTTCGGCGTTTTTGACCGGGACTGGGTCAAGTGCACATCatgtttatcaaatttttctaaGGGCCGGGAATGACGAGTGGAATATTTATAGGCGATATGCGCAGTTTTATGCATTGCACTCTGATTTGAAAAAGTTGGATCCGGCGGTCACGTCGTTTGATTTTCCGCCGAAAAAAAGTATAGGGAAAAAG GATTCAGCGTTAGTTGAAGAGCGCCGAAAGCGACTGCAAGTCTATCTGAGGCGCGTTTTAGCGCATTGGCCCGAACTATCGCATTGCAATAGCCGGTTTTTACTAGAGCAACATTTGGCTTTTTTCAA GGACCAGAAGGACGGTGAGCCGAATAAAGGGATTTTCTCGCCTCGAAGAAGCCGAAATACTAATGATAATCACTATGCAGGGCTTTAA
- the Bap60 gene encoding brahma-associated protein of 60 kDa isoform X2, whose amino-acid sequence MAQRFAGPVPPQGPGGPPPQRYPPQNPGMRQYPAQNFPQRTGYNTPPPNMGAQPGAMMPRPPQAPYSPMRGGPMPPQPGVKRPPDNRAVMQQKSDYPHGTKKKKKLSDKILPQKVRDLVPESQAYMDLLAFERKLDSTIMRKRLDIQEALKRPMKQKRKLRIFISNTFYPAKEACAEGPDGPGQEGSVASWELRVEGRLLDDSKSDPNKVKRKFSSFFKSLVIELDKELYGPDNHLVEWHRTLTTQETDGFQVKRPGDKNVRCTILLLLDYQPLQFKLDPRLARLLGVHTQTRPVIISALWQYIKTHRLQDAHEREYIVCDKYLEQIFGCPRMKFAEIPQRLNPLLHPPDPIVINHVISVEGGAESKQTACYDIDVEVDDTLKTQMNNFLLSTASQQEIQGLDAKIHETVDTINQLKTNREFFLSFAKDPQQFIYKWIVSQTRDLKCMTDVVGNPEEERRSDFFYQPWAQEAVCRYFYTKVQQKRAELEQALGIRNN is encoded by the exons ATGGCCCAGCGTTTCGCGGGCCCCGTGCCGCCCCAAGGTCCCGGGGGGCCCCCACCCCAGCGTTACCCGCCCCAAAATCCGGGAATGCGCCAGTACCCAGCCCAGAATTTTCCG CAACGGACAGGGTACAACACCCCGCCCCCGAACATGGGGGCCCAGCCGGGCGCTATGATGCCGCGGCCCCCTCAAGCCCCCTATTCGCCCATGCGAGGGGGGCCCATGCCGCCCCAGCCGGGCGTTAAACGGCCCCCGGACAACAGGGCCGTCATGCAGCAAAAGAG TGATTACCCACATGGAaccaagaaaaagaagaagctTTCCGACAAGATTTTGCCCCAAAAAGTCAGAGATTTGGTGCCCGAAAGCCAGGCCTACATGGATTTACTCGCGTTTGAGCGTAAATTAGACTCGACCATAATGAGAAAACGGTTGGATATTCAAGAGGCGTTAAAACGTCCAATGAAACAAAAACGCAAATTGAGGATTTTCATCTCTAACACGTTTTATCCAGCCAAAGAGGCGTGCGCCGAGGGCCCAGACGGCCCTGGACAAGAGGGCTCCGTGGCCTCTTGGGAGTTGCGAGTCGAGGGCCGCCTTTTAGACGACTCGAAAAGTGACCCCAATAAAGTCAAACGCAAATTTTCGTCATTTTTCAAATCGTTGGTGATTGAGCTCGATAAGGAGTTGTACGGTCCTGATAACCACTTGGTGGAATGGCACCGTACCTTAACAACTCAAGAAACAGACGGTTTCCAGGTCAAGAGACCTGGGGATAAGAATGTGCGGTGCACTATTCTTTTGTTACTCGACTACCAACCGCTACAATTCAAACTCGACCCGCGATTGGCCCGTTTATTGGGCGTGCACACGCAGACACGCCCCGTTATCATCTCCGCCCTATGGCAGTATATAAAAACGCACCGATTGCAAGACGCCCACGAACGCGAATACATCGTGTGTGATAAATATCTCGAGCAGATCTTCGGGTGTCCTCGGATGAAATTTGCGGAAATCCCCCAACGTTTAAACCCGTTGCTCCACCCACCGGACCCTATCGTCATCAATCACGTGATCTCGGTGGAGGGCGGGGCCGAAAGCAAGCAAACCGCCTGCTACGATATTGACGTGGAGGTGGACGATACGCTCAAAACTCAGATGAATAATTTCCTGTTGAGCACAGCTAGTCAGCAGGAGATCCAAGGTTTGGATGCGAAAATTCACGAAACTGTCGATACGATTAATCAATTGAAAACAAATCGTGAGTTTTTCTTGAGTTTTGCCAAAGATCCGCAACAGTTTATTTACAAGTGGATCGTGTCACAAACCAGGGATTTGAAG TGTATGACCGATGTGGTGGGCAATCCTGAAGAGGAGCGGAGGTCCGACTTTTTCTACCAACCGTGGGCGCAAGAAGCCGTGTGTCGCTATTTCTACACCAAGGTGCAGCAAAAAAGGGCCGAACTGGAGCAAGCACTCGGCATTCGCAACAATTGA